In the Blastocatellia bacterium genome, one interval contains:
- the rpmF gene encoding 50S ribosomal protein L32 translates to MPNPKRRHSKARRGKRRAHDGITAPLLMACPHCKAPKETHRVCSKCGYYGETQVFETEE, encoded by the coding sequence ATGCCAAATCCAAAGAGACGACATTCTAAAGCACGCCGAGGTAAACGCCGCGCACATGATGGTATTACAGCCCCACTTTTAATGGCTTGTCCTCATTGTAAAGCTCCAAAAGAAACTCACCGTGTTTGCTCTAAATGTGGCTATTATGGTGAAACTCAAGTATTTGAAACCGAAGAGTAA